The DNA segment CCGCACTAAAATTCAAACGAAAGAAAAGCCGCTGTAACGTCAAGCGGAACCGGAGCGAGACAGCTCCGCTAAAGCACCGCTCGCAATTCAAACTCCACCCCATTCATCTGCACACGTCCGCCCACCTTCTGCCCAAGCAGCTTCACCCCCAGCGGCGATTGCGGCGAAATAACCATTACCTCCTGCCCTGCAACTTTTATCTTGCCCAGCGGCACGGTCAAATAAATAAAGCCTTTGTTGGTATCCAGCAAGTGGCCCGCTGCCACAGCATCGCCGCTTACTGTGGCGTGAAAGCGTTCTAGCTGGGTGCGCTGAGTGCGCACGGCGGTGAGTTGCTGCGCAAGCTTCTCCTGCTCCAGTTGAGCCATGGCCTGTGCCGTTTCATGTTTATCGCCGGCGGTGCTTTTGCCTTCGGCGCCGGCACTGAGTTCGGCGATAGCCTGGAGCATTGAGACTTCGCGTTGCTGTAAAATGTGTCGGCAGGATTCGTAGGCGGTTTGGCGGTTCATATATGGCAATAGTGTATTATTCTTACTTCAGAAAGTATTAATCAATTATTTGCAATAAACACGTTTCAATATTCGTCCAATGTGTGTTGAGATTTAGCGTTCGTACCTTTATCGGATGATCTTTATACATATAATTCAGCCGATAATCTTCATTAATAGTCGGGTACAAAAGCATTCCTGTTGCTTTCAACGATTTATCTGAACCATCCTCCTGATTAATCAGGTAACTAAACAACTGGTATAAATTTACCGGTTTAAGTTTATCGCCAGATTTATTTACATTCATTGTTTCCTTATAAAACTTGGTATCAATAATTATTTTTTCGTTTTCATTTTCAAGTGTAATATCGGTTTGCATTTCGGGTAAATAGGCCGAGTCGTTTATATCAGACGGAATAAATGCCCATTTAATTCCTTCTTTTCTGGCACCGGAAAAACGTGTCTTTTCAATCCGGTAAAAATTACGTACAAAAGCCTCAAACAAGAGTGCCATTTTCTTTTCATCGCGGGTGAAATCAGAAAACTGATAATTCCCTTTCTTTTCAGTAGGCAAAGTACTCTCAAAAACTATCTGACATATATTCATGACAAAAGCATAGAAACTGTTATTTCTGTGCAGCCTTACCTGACTGAAATGATGATGCGTAATCTCAATAAATGATACACCATACCACATCCGGCAAAGTGAAAACAATTCTTTTTTTAGCGTGTGGTTTAACAAGTCTGTTTTTAAAAGACGGTTAAGTGTGGAAAATAATATCTGATTGGGCAGTATATCGGCCGAAAAATCATCGAAACTGCATATTGTTCGTTGACGATGGATGATATTTTGTTTAAGTGTATCGCTAATCAGAAGTTTACCTTTCACGCCGTACGTTTCTGAAGTAACGTTGATATAATTTTTATCAATCCCACGTTTCAATAACCTTTTTGTGGCACTGATAAGTACTTTGGCGAAAAGATCAGGCAGCGTAGTACTTTGATCTACCGATATTTTTATCCGGTCTTTATCTTCTATCCTGTTCCACGCATAGCAAAGAAGATAGTAAATGTTTTCTACAGGAATGGCCATCAGTTAAGCATCATGTTGATACATTTAGTAATCTTCTCCTGATTATCAAACCATAATTCTTCCAGTAAAGGCTGTAGTTCAAACTTTACCAGTTCCTGCCACCAGATTTTTTCATCGCTGCCGGAAGTAAAGGAGCAGAAATAACTATGCCCGATCTGAAAGCCGATGCCAAGATTTACGTCTTCGGAAATTAATTGATTAACCTGCCCGACAGATTTACAGATATGTGTAATTATATCCCTGCTCAATCCTTTTGCAGCCATAAACTGGCTGA comes from the Bacteroidota bacterium genome and includes:
- a CDS encoding restriction endonuclease, which produces MAIPVENIYYLLCYAWNRIEDKDRIKISVDQSTTLPDLFAKVLISATKRLLKRGIDKNYINVTSETYGVKGKLLISDTLKQNIIHRQRTICSFDDFSADILPNQILFSTLNRLLKTDLLNHTLKKELFSLCRMWYGVSFIEITHHHFSQVRLHRNNSFYAFVMNICQIVFESTLPTEKKGNYQFSDFTRDEKKMALLFEAFVRNFYRIEKTRFSGARKEGIKWAFIPSDINDSAYLPEMQTDITLENENEKIIIDTKFYKETMNVNKSGDKLKPVNLYQLFSYLINQEDGSDKSLKATGMLLYPTINEDYRLNYMYKDHPIKVRTLNLNTHWTNIETCLLQIID
- a CDS encoding 3-oxoacyl-ACP synthase codes for the protein MLQAIAELSAGAEGKSTAGDKHETAQAMAQLEQEKLAQQLTAVRTQRTQLERFHATVSGDAVAAGHLLDTNKGFIYLTVPLGKIKVAGQEVMVISPQSPLGVKLLGQKVGGRVQMNGVEFELRAVL